The Streptococcus respiraculi sequence GGTTTAGCGAGAGGTAACTCGACCTTCATTAATTTTTGGCGGGCTGTTCCTCCAAAAGAATCCGATGCCTCAATCAACTCACTTGGAATTTGGCGAATCCCGTGATGGGTCATCCGAACGGTTGGCGGTAGGGCAAAGATGACGGAAGCAAGGACCCCCGGTACCATCCCAATACCAAAGAACGCCACCGCTGGGATGAGATAGACAAAAGATGGCATGGTCTGCATGAAATCCAAAATCGGACCGGTCACAGTGGCAACCTTCTTGCTTTTTGCCATCCAAATCCCTAGCGGTACCCCAATCACAATTGAAATCAAGCTAGAGACAATGACGAGGGTAATAGTACTCATCAGGTGTTCCCACAACCCCTGGTTCCAGATAAAGAGCAAACCGAGGGCAGTTAGAACAGGCAACTGCCATTTTTTCTGGCTAGCTAGATAGGCTACAAATGTCAAAAGGGCGATGAGAATGACAGGATGAATAAACAAGAGAGTATCTGTCACTCCTCCCATCAGATCATTGCCGACATGCTGAATCAGGCTAAAAAAGCCTGAAAATGTTTGCGTTAACCAGTCTGTAAAGGACTGAATCCATTCTGCAACTGGTAATTGATACTTATAATTCACATGAATCTCCTTTCCACTCTACTTACTTGAAGCAAGTGCCTCAATGACACGACCACGGATAATCACTCCGACCAAGCGTTCCTGATCATCTACCACCGCAAGCGGGGTAGGTGAATCGTGAATCAAGTCAAAAATATCCGTAATCAAGGTATCTGGATGCACCCTTTTTACATTCTGATCAAGGACACTTGATAAGTTCAGTCCAGCTTGTCTCGCATCACGCGCAGCTTCTGCCGTGATAGCTCCTTTCAAGCGTCTACGTTTATCAACCGCTAAGAGCATGGATGTTTCTTCTTTTCGCATGCGGTTAAGCGCTACATTTGGACCGTCAATTTCAATATTCGTTGTAAAAGGGGTGGTCATAATATTTTGAGCTGTCAAGACTTTTGATCGGTCTACATCTTCTACGAATTCTCGGACAAAATCATTGGCTGGCTGGGTCAAAATTTCTTCCCCTGTTCCAATCTGCATAATCTTACCGTCTGCCATAATGGCAATCCGGTCACCGATACGGAGAGCCTCGTTCAAATCATGGGTGATAAAAATAATGGTCCGTTCTTGCTCAGATTGCAAGTCCAATAATTCATCTTGCATTTCCCGACGAATCAAGGGGTCAAGAGCTGAAAATGCCTCGTCCATCAGCAGAATATCGGGGTTATTTGCCAGCGCCCTAGCCAGTCCAACCCGCTGTTGCATCCCTCCTGATAACTGCTCAGGATATTGGTGTCTAAAATCATATAAAGAGGAATTTTTCAAGGCCTGTTCAGCCAAAGCCACCCGTTCTTCCTTAGGAACTCCTCTAACTTCTAGACCAAATTCTGTATTTTCTAAAATCGTGCGATGGGGAAAGAGTCCAAAGTTCTGAAAGACCATGTTGATTTTTTCCCGACGGATCTGACGAAGAGACTCTTCATCCATCACTGAGATATTGTTACCATCAATCAAAATTTCTCCTGATGTCGGCTCAATCAAGCGATTCAACATCCGGACTAAGGTTGACTTCCCAGAACCTGACAAGCCCATGATGACAAAAATCTCCCCTGCATTGACTGAAAAATTGGCATCATAGACACCGACAGTTGCGCCGGTCTCTTTCAAAATCTCCTGCTTTGATTGACCAGCCTTGACCATCTCCAAAGCTTGTTTCTGCCGCTTTCCAAATAGTTTTGTCAAGTGTCTGACTTCTAACTTTTTATTCATTAATACTCCTCCTTTTCTGGAACAACATGTGACAACCTTAACAAAAATAAAGGTTGTCACATGTGACCATCTAATAATAACAATAAGTTGTCACTTTGTCAACCCATACGCTTGCATCAAAAAAACAACCCTGCCACCAACCGCATGGTTTGGTACAGAGTTGCAGGTTATCATTCATACTGCTTCTACTCGCAAGATAGCTAAGAAAAGAGATTTCTCATTCGACTTTCTGACAGTTCATCCCCTACAAAATATAAGGTGTCATGGCGTTCTACCTTGGTGTAAGGACCTGGGGAAACCAAGAGTTGGTCCTCATGGCTAATTGCTACAATGGTCGCCCCTGTTGAATGCCAGATATTTAACTCACTGAGCGACTTACCATAATTTTCCGATGGTTCTGATAGGGTAAGCTCCATGGGCACAAAGGGTAGTTGTTGCTGAATATGCTTCGTGCGATTCAAAAAACGATCCATCAAAGAAGTCAGATGGTCAAACTCTCTTTTTTGGGTCTCAATGCTCTGAAAAAGCTCTTTTTTCATATCCTGAAGCGAGGCAACATCTTGATAATTGGCTAAAAATTCTTTGGCTTTTGCAATCGAGGCAACGAATGCCCCACTTCCATGGCGAACTTCCATAATCTCTAAATCCACTAAGACATTAATGGCCTTTCGAGCTGTTTCAGAAGACACACTAAAATTGCTAGCCAGAGTCGATCGTGCTTGCAATTTTGAACCCACAGGATATTTACCACTGACAATACGTTCCGCAATCTCAACGGCTATCTGCTGGTACCTTGGAAATGAAATCTGTTTTTTCGCCATCGCTACTCCCTATCCTGCAATTCTATTCCCCATCATTATAGTATAATACGCAA is a genomic window containing:
- a CDS encoding quaternary amine ABC transporter ATP-binding protein, whose translation is MNKKLEVRHLTKLFGKRQKQALEMVKAGQSKQEILKETGATVGVYDANFSVNAGEIFVIMGLSGSGKSTLVRMLNRLIEPTSGEILIDGNNISVMDEESLRQIRREKINMVFQNFGLFPHRTILENTEFGLEVRGVPKEERVALAEQALKNSSLYDFRHQYPEQLSGGMQQRVGLARALANNPDILLMDEAFSALDPLIRREMQDELLDLQSEQERTIIFITHDLNEALRIGDRIAIMADGKIMQIGTGEEILTQPANDFVREFVEDVDRSKVLTAQNIMTTPFTTNIEIDGPNVALNRMRKEETSMLLAVDKRRRLKGAITAEAARDARQAGLNLSSVLDQNVKRVHPDTLITDIFDLIHDSPTPLAVVDDQERLVGVIIRGRVIEALASSK
- a CDS encoding GntR family transcriptional regulator; the encoded protein is MAKKQISFPRYQQIAVEIAERIVSGKYPVGSKLQARSTLASNFSVSSETARKAINVLVDLEIMEVRHGSGAFVASIAKAKEFLANYQDVASLQDMKKELFQSIETQKREFDHLTSLMDRFLNRTKHIQQQLPFVPMELTLSEPSENYGKSLSELNIWHSTGATIVAISHEDQLLVSPGPYTKVERHDTLYFVGDELSESRMRNLFS